TGTGGAAAGAAATCAGTTGTTGTGCTAGCCCATAGAATGtgttgggttttttaaaaataaaataaaaaactttgccataatatgccaactcagtgacaaaacaaatgtatattgTTCATAGTTTTATTACAACACTTGAAACAGAAGTGACTATTTggcatttttttcatcaaaaaaacttttgccacacaggctaatataaaaaatcatctttataaaaaataaaaaatctgcatttatagaacacattgtatttatttttatttttccatagattgcgttgttgccgttctcgttgttagtgttaatcagtttaaccaccagggtccaagttgaactatgcggttgttccctgtacttggaccggtacttctctctaggggtttcgtcatacttgttcctggttatggttatacactttgttgtacgtcgctctggataagagcgtctgccaaatgcctgtaatgtaatgtaatgtaatattttttcctgcattctggctcattaatagaatttttttttttttttaaataactcaaTATCCAGCATTAATAACACAGAAGGAATGTTCCGCTGAACGCCTGCTCTTCTGCAGGCACTTTCAGGGACCTCAAACAGAGCGATAGCGCCAGGAGCCCCTGTCTCCCGCAGGGACCACCTGTCTCCAGGAAACAGAGGTCAGAGGGACTGACTGACAGAATGTGCGCTCTGGGCTCCTGTGAAGGGGTAGGCATGCGGCTCTCGTGTTAAAGAGGCGGAGCATCCCGGCGTTTCGTGTAAAACAGTCACGCgcctcacacaaacacgagGAACCTGTGACGCTCAGCCATGCCGAAGAGTGACAAGAGAGGGCTCCTTTAAATTTAGGGCACCTTCACTTCCGCCACTAAAGCTTCTGCCCATCAGCCAccaatgtgaaaataaacaaataaataaagtgtgtgCGACAAACCTGTTGGGTGTCACACTGGTTAAATGCTCTGGCTGCTTTCTGCCATATGTGATGAGGTTTCTCTCATAGGAGTACCATCTCCATGCCTTTATGGATTGTATTAAGAGCTCAGTAAATATTACCAAAAACACCCTGGAAATTAGTCTTTTGGCCCCTCAGACTAAATGGTTGATGGTTGACTAGATGGAAGAGCACCAGAGTTCACATGAAATTGCAGCGTAACATTCGCCTCGTTTCACTTCTAGAAAgcgccaccagggggcacagTTCTTCCTGTGAGGCATGACCCTCTCTTCCTGTGGTGAGAAGTTTAGTTCCATACTGCTCAAACCAGATGACGAAGGGGGTGTGACACTTAACGCCTTAAAGGATCCGGCTCTAAaaacatcttttctttttttacccaatAGGAGTGATTGCTAATTGTGTTACTATATTGTGATTACTATATATATAGTAATTGCAGGGGCAGCTTCAATACCTTCTGTGAAGTCACATAGAAGATCAAGCTTTCAAaataaaccctaaaccctataTAAGTACTCTCGGAGTGCAGAGAGCAGTGATTCAGGAAGTGTACAGCATTGCTCACTAGTCACTGCTCACAGCCTACAGGGTTATAAATTACTGTCAACTGGCCCAGTTGGTTGTTTGCACTCACTGTTCGTAGCAGTGACTACGTGCTGAAAAATTAAGGACATTCTCATATTTTTTGCCATAGCCCAGCGTGTATTTTCAGCTTGGCGCTAACAGGCTCCACTGGTAGTGTGTTCTTTTTCCATGTTTATTCTTGGCATGCTGCAGTTTGTTACACAGTTGTTTTTCATTGGAACTGGTATAAATTTTTCACTGGAAGGCACGTCCAGGACCAATTAGCCACTGACGTGCAACACAAGGCAACAAGCCAAGATAAGATTTCAGCGCGCATTTGTCTACTTTCAACAAGAATCACAGCAGACAATTAAGAGCTAAATTGGATCCAAAATCTCAGTGTTCAAATAGCGAGAACAGTGGATAGCTAGCCCCTCCCTCCTACACCGCCTAATGCAAAAACAAGTTCTGATATGAAGATAAGTTTGTTTGTGAGCAGGTGAATCTGGAACCGCtattacccagcatgcagttAGTTCTGAGGGATCGGATCGGGACAGGGGTGCataaacgggggggggggggggttgtatctCCCACACTCACAGCTGCCAGGGCCACAGAGCAGCTCCCAGCCACACCGCTGTGACTGCACAGGGCTCATTACCGCCATTATGCGCCATTTATTTCTGTTAGCGCACTGCACAGTCCATTAGGACCTGAGCTACTGTAAAATACAGCTAGCGTACGCACAGTAGACTTGAGGCAAGCCCTATAGGGCCCGGCCTAGCCCTACTTTAAAAACAGTGTTACCACAGgacaagagacacacacacatgcacacacacacacatgcacgcacgcacgcacgcacacacgcacacacttaccaATGGGCTCCTCCTCAAATTGTTGCTCTGTCGCAACAGGTTCTTCTGTTTAACCAAAGTCACCAAACAAGCAACACGAAACAATTAACAGGACAGAACACCAAACAAAAAGCACCACCTTTACACATAAGTATGAAACACACTACAAAAACTAGCACCAAATAGTAGCACAAAATTAGGGTTTTAGAATTCTTGTGGAGATAAACTTAGAGATTTAACCAATCACTGCCATAGAAGAACCAATAAAACCAGTCCTCCAAACTCTGAGATTTACACTAAATAGACTAAAGCCCTCCAAAACCTGGACAAGGAACCCTGACCGGCATCTTCCCCACATGGAGAGCTAAACAGTtaccaacccacacacacacaccaaggtCCAGTctagctctcacacacatagtCTGTCTCCCTATAATACACagccacatgcatgcacgtacatacatacacaaaacacatacactaGAACTGCAGCataaatttacataaattaaattttttttccctttggcCTCGTGTTTCctgcatgggggtggggggaggagcgtGCTCACTCGCTCCCCCTACAGGACGTTGGCTGTGGCAACACGTGCAAAGTTCACTCTCCTCAATATGGAGACAAACGAACAGGGACTAGCTCGCTGGGCAGCTCACTGAGCAGCTGTATCTCCCACACTCACAGCTGCCAGGGCCACAGAGCAGCTCCCAGCCACACCGCTGTGACTGCACAGGGCTCATTACCGCCATTATGCGCCATTTATTTCTGTTAGCGCACTGCACAGTCCATTAGCACCTGAGCTACTGTAAAATACAGCTAGCGTACGCACAGTAGACTTGAGGCAAGCCCTATAGGGCCCGGCCTAGCCCTACTTTAAAAACAGTGTTACCACAGgacaagagacacacacacatgcacacacacacacatgcacacacgcacgcacacacttaccaATCGGCTCCTCCTCAAATTGTTGCTCTGTCGCAACAGGTTCTTCTGTTTAACCAAAGTCACCAAACAAGCAACACGAAACAATTAACAGGACAgaacaccaaacaaaaaaaccacctTTACACGTAAGTatcaaacacaataaaaaaaactagcacAAGACAACAGCACCAAATAGAGATAAACTGATAAAAGAACCAATAAACCCAGTCCTCCAAACTCTGAGATTTAGACTAAATAGACTAAACCTCCAAAACCTGGACAAGGAACCCTGACTGGCATCTTCCCCACATGGAGAGCTAAACAGTTACtgacccacgcacacacacaccaaggtCCAGTctagctctcacacacatagtCTGTCTCCCTATAATACACagccacatgcatgcacatacatacacaaaacacacaaaaaacatacactagAACTGCAGCATAAGTTTACCTGAAGACTCTGCTTTAGCCTGTTCTTCAATTGGAACGGGTTCATctgctatgaaaaaaaaaagagagttcAGTCAGTCAAGGGTCCTGGTGTTCATCTGATAGGCCCAGCCCATAACCAAGGTTAGTTCTACCTGCTGACATCCTTACATGCAATCAGTTCATAAACGGGGTGCTTAGTGAAGTAGACGCTTTCAGTAAAAGTGTGGCACTTTTAACTGAAGCACTTTAGTTATAGGAGCTTGCTGAAGGCTACAACAGCACTGCactacccagcatgccttgcagCTGCCCCTTCATAAAGACCACAGCTgttgtgaggggaggggagaaaatggagagaTTATGTGCAACAGTCCGTTGTACACTCGCAAGTAAACAAGCATGCATGAGTATACGAGCTTGAGTAAACGAGCGTGCGTGAGTAAACTAGCGTGAGTGAATATACGAGCACGAGTGAGTAAACaagcgtgagtgagtgagagattgATCCACAGCAGATTACACATCTGATATACAGGCACAGAGTTCAGCAATCATTCAGAGGAAGAGGCCAGTGTCAGATCTACACTTCCTGTATTAACCTTCTGTTTCTTCCTGAAGCATTTCCTCCTCTTCAGGAACTTCTGATGGGCAAATGCAACCACAGTATCACACAACCTGCTGCAAACTGTTCCTGCACAAATCCTTTACTTCCATTCAATCCAGATCTTACAAACCCAACTCTTCCAAACAACTTTAATTCTAGCACATGCTGCAAAGACTAGCCACTGCACACCTCAGATCTTTCCCCATCCCTTCTATAGAAATTAAACACTTAAAACGATGTCGTGAAACGTAACTGTCATTCAAAACCAACCTTCAGATTCACCTTCAGTTAACGCTTCAGCCTCTGGCTCTGCTGGAAAACAGGAGGGGAATTCAATAATGCTAGACGAACACAGTAatcaaaatacctttttttacaaacacataAAGAACCCAGGAAAACCAATATGACATTAAAGCCATTTAATTCAGTCGAGACTTCCCCACCCCTTTAATCCTGGAAGCAAAAAAGTTCTTATGTGCCCAATACAGCAGCTATTTGGAGATAAGGTTGCTTGCCTAGCTACCACTTCACTTGAATATTTTAATCAATCAGCAGTGACCATTTagcaggcagccaatcagaagagagCTTCCAGTAAACATCCATACAGAATGGTCACTGTCAGATATGCTATCATATCTACAAATAGCACACCACACTGACCACTTCAAAAGCAGAAGAGACACTTATTAGTGATAAAATAACGCAACTAATAATCATGCAACAGCACAGATTTCCGTTTGAAAAACTATGCAGTTTTCATTTATCTGTTCCAAGTTTCATGTTTGAGACTTAGTTACCTTTGCAGAAATTGTTTAATTGAGCTCAAAGCTTATTAATGTAACACATCAATCACATTCTCAAGTTTCGTAAACTCTGATCACAAGTACCCGCACAGTGTAGATAACACTGAGGGGAGAGATTCATGTGTAACTGCTCCTATCTCATCTTCAAACTACGGGTGAAAAACCAACATGGACCTTACCAAACGTACACGTAGGACTGTCTATCTGAAAAAGATAAGATTAGCCATACGTGTCCTTTTGCAATTTGGCCACAGGTGCTCAGTAGTGCACGTTTCTGAGAAAATCATTCAGGAAAGCGACTGTCAGCGAAATGCAGGGCCTTgaaaaattgtgattttttttgggagggggggtgaccTCTGTTGGTGAAATTCTGTCTTTAGTTGCTTgggttttttggaatattttaaaGCACCCAATTGTTCTTGCTAAACCTAcatatgtactttttaaaaagttagaGATTTTATGGAACTGTGTTTTGGGGAAAACCTTGGGTAACTCATTAACAGAGCAGCCATACAAAGTTAGTTGAATCAGTGGAAACCAGGAACTGAGTTACTAGGGAGCTCACCCTCTTCAGCTGCAGctacctcctcctccactggcTCCGACTCCCCCTCTTCCTGGGCTACTTCCTCCTCTTCAACATCTTCTGCAGGAGCAGCCTCTTCCTGCACCTCCTCAACAGCTTCCTCTTCCACAGGTGCAGCCTCTTCTTCCTCAACTGGTGCTGCCTCTTCTTCCTCAACTGGTGcagcctcttcctcctcaaCTGGTGCAGCCTCTTCTTCCTCAACTGGTGCAGCCTCTTCTTCCTCAACTGGTGcagcctcttcctcctcaaCCAGGGCGGCCTCTTCCACTTCAACTGGAGTGGCTACCTCCTCTTCTATGGGAGCAGCCACTTCCTCTTCCACGGGAGCAGCCACTTCCTCTTCCACGGGAGCAGCCACTTCCTCTTCCACGGGAGCAGCCACTTCCTCTTCTACGGGAGCAGCCACTTCCTCTTCTACGGGAGCAGCCACTTCTTCTTCTACGGGAGCAGCCACTTCCTCTTCTACGGGAGCAGCCACTTCCGCTTCCACGGGAGCAGCCTCTTCCGCTTCCACAGGAGCAGCCTCGTCCGCTTCCACAGGAGcagcctcttcctcttccacaGGAGCAGCCTCTTCCTCTTCAACGGCAGcagcctcttcctcttccacaGGAGCAGCCACTTCCTCTTCTACAGGAGCAGCCACTTCCTCCTCCACGGGAGCAGCCACTTCCTCTTCTTCAGTAACAGCTACTTCCTCTTCTGCAGGAGCAGCCTCTTCTCCCCAAAGACCTGCTTCCTCTTCAACTGGGGCAGCCACTTCCTCCAAAACTggttcctcctccaccacctgctcttcctccacctcttcctctACAGCTTCGATCTCTTCCTCCACCTCTGGCTCTAAAAGGGATGAgtcacaagtgcatcaacatgATGAAATGATAAACAGCAACGATTTACACAAGGCAAGCATAAATCACTCGGAGGCTGAGTTTTCTAATCTGCGAATACggaaaaataaagcattctaaTTTTACAGAAAGTGTCAGATTTCGATGTGGGGAATTTGGGCATCTCTGCCACATGACCCCGGTTAACTGAAAGAGCCGTAGAAGTGTGtaatacgcacatgcacaacgTGCAGAAAATTTCCGCCAATGTGACAGCTTAAGCCCAATACaaccaaatgtataaaaaaggacAAGAGCTGGAAAATTAGTCTGCTTAAATAAGTTACTTCCCCAAAAGGCCCCTCAGTGTTGTATTACTTTCTGGTTGACAACATTAACTTTTCCCGTGAAAAAAACCCAGGGATGTTGGGTCCTGGTTAAAATCTCAgttcaaaatgtttatttcagtattcaatctcttaaaaaataagaaaaagtcaCTAGTTGACAAATCACATcctttaacattaacattaacattatagACAAATGTGTCAAAAGCCTAGAGCACAGTATGAAGAATCTAGggcataaatacacacaataataatcaACGCACTAAAGGGGATTATAAAACACTTAATGATTGCTCAACAGGAGGCTTCTCCGGAGGCAGAAAGGACATCCGGTTGGCGGCCATCGAGATTAATGAACTACAGAATACGGTCAGTGTCaatatccattaaaaaatatattggagGCATAACCGCCAGGATGTGGAGTCTGTCCAAGAAACACAAGGTTTCTGTCCAAAAGCGTAATGTGGACTTTGGGTTGAGACGTGAAGTGTAGCAGTCCTGCCCCAAATAAACATGGACAAGGCAAGGCAACGCACCTGTAGGCTCCTCCACGACGGGCTCTGGCTCAGGCTCAGGTTCCGGTTCCGGTTCCGGTTCTTGTTCTGGTTCCGGTTCCAGTTCAAGCTCAGGTTCTGGCTCAGGTTCTGCAGATGGATAGATCAACAGTTCAAAGCTCCTTCGTACTTGTGAGTGAGCAGAGCACATCCGCTGTGTGGCTGGCTATCGCAGGGGGTCCCCCAAAACCCACCCAAAACCCACCTCAATGGCAGCAGGCAAGCCTACCCTGATGGGGGTGGCAGCAGGCACCAGAGGAGTGCGGGATAATGGGGAACAGCTGGTGGGGtcccctgactcaggtgctctGCTGGAGCTGGGCTGCCAGTAAAACTCCGGCTATTAGCGCAGTACTGCATCGTGTCTATGAAACGCTGCTAGGCAGACCCTACTTTCATAAATGAGCTTTCCGGTTCTGATCCAACTTCATTAAACAATAACGCTCATTATGCATGCCGCTGCTTTTCAtccaaagaggaaaaaatgagaaaataaagggaaaaaatgaaaccactAGATTCATgtgagaaaaacaacacaaacattgCCAGAAACAGTTAATCAGCACATGCATTTTCACGCATTTCTAACACAACACGTTCTCGCATTCAAGtgaaaaacaagtttttgtTAAATTAAGAAAAGTAGTACCTGACACTCTGCTAAATTCACGCTCCACTTGGATTTCAATGCAATGTACTGCAGGTTAACTAACCTTACCTCAAAGGGTACGACAACATAAAGCAGAATAAGAATGTACTGATATATTTAGCTTAACCATATGCAGAATTTCGAATTATGACATATACTGGGGGAATTACATAATCACATCAAACAACCAGTtattgccttttaatttttattttatttatttttcttagcatctgcacatttatgaaacacaaaataaccaaTAGGACAGTTAAAGATGCCAACGTATTATTCACCAGTTGGTCAGGCCTTTTCGTAATGGATTTACACAAGAGCCTGCCTTATGAAGCAATACCAGCTTATCTACAATCCGGTTAAAGAGTGATCACCTTTCCATGTCTCGTCGACCAATGAGGGTGTTCTGTACGACTACATTCCACTCATGCTAGTGACATGCATGTAGAATCGATGGCTCTTTCCAGCACGGCGGGTTAATGTTTAACTTCCAGTTAGATAACCGCAACTAGTCCCTACAAGGACAGATGTACAGGGGGAAGACTGGTGTGTTCCTAACAGCATGGAGAGGCCAGTAAGCAGGAGGAAGACACAGTGCCTGGCCTAACTACACCGGCATGGTTCTGCAGCAAAGTGAATAAATATACCCAAAATATAcctttattacattatatattcgGTCACATGT
This region of Anguilla rostrata isolate EN2019 chromosome 8, ASM1855537v3, whole genome shotgun sequence genomic DNA includes:
- the asph gene encoding aspartyl/asparaginyl beta-hydroxylase isoform X48 produces the protein MCSFQWTSCQRCSCLAEDGGSEAKQQLANKNGKKPEGGAGGSFFTWFMVLALLGVWTSVAVVWFDLVDYQGVVAKAKDLHSNLSEVIQGKLGSYDADNDGDFDLEDVQVMLGLKDKPAVVVQTEATKEEAAAPPAEQEPEPEPELELEPEPEQEPEPEPEPEPEPEPVVEEPTEPEVEEEIEAVEEEVEEEQVVEEEPVLEEVAAPVEEEAGLWGEEAAPAEEEVAVTEEEEVAAPVEEEVAAPVEEEVAAPVEEEEAAAVEEEEAAPVEEEEAAPVEADEAAPVEAEEAAPVEAEVAAPVEEEVAAPVEEEVAAPVEEEVAAPVEEEVAAPVEEEVAAPVEEEVAAPVEEEVAAPIEEEVATPVEVEEAALVEEEEAAPVEEEEAAPVEEEEAAPVEEEEAAPVEEEEAAPVEEEEAAPVEEEAVEEVQEEAAPAEDVEEEEVAQEEGESEPVEEEVAAAEEAEPEAEALTEEVPEEEEMLQEETEADEPVPIEEQAKAESSDT
- the asph gene encoding aspartyl/asparaginyl beta-hydroxylase isoform X41, translating into MCSFQWTSCQRCSCLAEDGGSEAKQQLANKNGKKPEGGAGGSFFTWFMVLALLGVWTSVAVVWFDLVDYQGVVAKAKDLHSNLSEVIQGKLGSYDADNDGDFDLEDVQVMLGLKDKPAVVVQTEATKEEAAAPPAEQEPEPEPELELEPEPEQEPEPEPEPEPEPEPVVEEPTEPEVEEEIEAVEEEVEEEQVVEEEPVLEEVAAPVEEEAGLWGEEAAPAEEEVAVTEEEEVAAPVEEEVAAPVEEEVAAPVEEEEAAAVEEEEAAPVEEEEAAPVEADEAAPVEAEEAAPVEAEVAAPVEEEVAAPVEEEVAAPVEEEVAAPVEEEVAAPVEEEVAAPVEEEVAAPVEEEVAAPIEEEVATPVEVEEAALVEEEEAAPVEEEEAAPVEEEEAAPVEEEEAAPVEEEEAAPVEEEEAAPVEEEAVEEVQEEAAPAEDVEEEEVAQEEGESEPVEEEVAAAEEEPEAEALTEGESEEVPEEEEMLQEETEADEPVPIEEQAKAESSDT
- the asph gene encoding aspartyl/asparaginyl beta-hydroxylase isoform X49, whose amino-acid sequence is MCSFQWTSCQRCSCLAEDGGSEAKQQLANKNGKKPEGGAGGSFFTWFMVLALLGVWTSVAVVWFDLVDYQGVVAKAKDLHSNLSEVIQGKLGSYDADNDGDFDLEDVQVMLGLKDKPAVVVQTEATKEEAAAPPAEQEPEPEPELELEPEPEQEPEPEPEPEPEPEPVVEEPTEPEVEEEIEAVEEEVEEEQVVEEEPVLEEVAAPVEEEAGLWGEEAAPAEEEVAVTEEEEVAAPVEEEVAAPVEEEVAAPVEEEEAAAVEEEEAAPVEEEEAAPVEADEAAPVEAEEAAPVEAEVAAPVEEEVAAPVEEEVAAPVEEEVAAPVEEEVAAPVEEEVAAPVEEEVAAPVEEEVAAPIEEEVATPVEVEEAALVEEEEAAPVEEEEAAPVEEEEAAPVEEEEAAPVEEEEAAPVEEEEAAPVEEEAVEEVQEEAAPAEDVEEEEVAQEEGESEPVEEEVAAAEEEPEAEALTEEVPEEEEMLQEETEADEPVPIEEQAKAESSDT
- the asph gene encoding aspartyl/asparaginyl beta-hydroxylase isoform X42 is translated as MCSFQWTSCQRCSCLAEDGGSEAKQQLANKNGKKPEGGAGGSFFTWFMVLALLGVWTSVAVVWFDLVDYQGVVAKAKDLHSNLSEVIQGKLGSYDADNDGDFDLEDVQVMLGLKDKPAVVVQTEATKEEAAAPPAEQEPEPEPELELEPEPEQEPEPEPEPEPEPEPVVEEPTEPEVEEEIEAVEEEVEEEQVVEEEPVLEEVAAPVEEEAGLWGEEAAPAEEEVAVTEEEEVAAPVEEEVAAPVEEEVAAPVEEEEAAAVEEEEAAPVEEEEAAPVEADEAAPVEAEEAAPVEAEVAAPVEEEVAAPVEEEVAAPVEEEVAAPVEEEVAAPVEEEVAAPVEEEVAAPVEEEVAAPIEEEVATPVEVEEAALVEEEEAAPVEEEEAAPVEEEEAAPVEEEEAAPVEEEEAAPVEEEEAAPVEEEAVEEVQEEAAPAEDVEEEEVAQEEGESEPVEEEVAAAEEAEPEAEALTEGESEEVPEEEEMLQEETEDEPVPIEEQAKAESSDT
- the asph gene encoding aspartyl/asparaginyl beta-hydroxylase isoform X39; protein product: MCSFQWTSCQRCSCLAEDGGSEAKQQLANKNGKKPEGGAGGSFFTWFMVLALLGVWTSVAVVWFDLVDYQGVVAKAKDLHSNLSEVIQGKLGSYDADNDGDFDLEDVQVMLGLKDKPAVVVQTEATKEEAAAPPAEQEPEPEPELELEPEPEQEPEPEPEPEPEPEPVVEEPTEPEVEEEIEAVEEEVEEEQVVEEEPVLEEVAAPVEEEAGLWGEEAAPAEEEVAVTEEEEVAAPVEEEVAAPVEEEVAAPVEEEEAAAVEEEEAAPVEEEEAAPVEADEAAPVEAEEAAPVEAEVAAPVEEEVAAPVEEEVAAPVEEEVAAPVEEEVAAPVEEEVAAPVEEEVAAPVEEEVAAPIEEEVATPVEVEEAALVEEEEAAPVEEEEAAPVEEEEAAPVEEEEAAPVEEEEAAPVEEEEAAPVEEEAVEEVQEEAAPAEDVEEEEVAQEEGESEPVEEEVAAAEEAEPEAEALTEGESEEVPEEEEMLQEETEADEPVPIEEQAKAESSDT
- the asph gene encoding aspartyl/asparaginyl beta-hydroxylase isoform X50, producing the protein MCSFQWTSCQRCSCLAEDGGSEAKQQLANKNGKKPEGGAGGSFFTWFMVLALLGVWTSVAVVWFDLVDYQGVVAKAKDLHSNLSEVIQGKLGSYDADNDGDFDLEDVQVMLGLKDKPAVVVQTEATKEEAAAPPAEQEPEPEPELELEPEPEQEPEPEPEPEPEPEPVVEEPTEPEVEEEIEAVEEEVEEEQVVEEEPVLEEVAAPVEEEAGLWGEEAAPAEEEVAVTEEEEVAAPVEEEVAAPVEEEVAAPVEEEEAAAVEEEEAAPVEEEEAAPVEADEAAPVEAEEAAPVEAEVAAPVEEEVAAPVEEEVAAPVEEEVAAPVEEEVAAPVEEEVAAPVEEEVAAPVEEEVAAPIEEEVATPVEVEEAALVEEEEAAPVEEEEAAPVEEEEAAPVEEEEAAPVEEEEAAPVEEEEAAPVEEEAVEEVQEEAAPAEDVEEEEVAQEEGESEPVEEEVAAAEEAEPEAEALTEEVPEEEEMLQEETEDEPVPIEEQAKAESSDT